From one Gracilinanus agilis isolate LMUSP501 chromosome 5, AgileGrace, whole genome shotgun sequence genomic stretch:
- the CCDC184 gene encoding coiled-coil domain-containing protein 184, which produces MEDGPLEILTKDGDLPGPLEVSAVPAVGDVISSEYNGGMKDLMEHLKAQLQALFEDVRAMRGALDEQASHIQVLSDDVCANQRAIVSMCQIMTTAPRQGLGAVSGLEGSDRGSPGVPDTPLPKEWGCGSLDPEEEGKEVPGPATPTNRCESPENPCACLLKGDGPLLDAHDLPDIALLHLEGENSM; this is translated from the coding sequence ATGGAGGACGGACCGCTGGAGATCCTGACCAAGGACGGTGACCTCCCGGGCCCCCTGGAGGTGTCCGCTGTGCCCGCGGTGGGGGACGTGATCTCGAGCGAATACAACGGCGGCATGAAGGACCTGATGGAACACCTGAAGGCCCAGCTGCAGGCCCTGTTCGAGGACGTGAGGGCCATGCGGGGGGCCCTGGACGAACAGGCCTCGCACATCCAGGTGCTTTCGGACGACGTGTGCGCCAACCAGCGGGCCATAGTCTCCATGTGCCAGATCATGACCACCGCGCCCCGCCAGGGCCTGGGCGCGGTCAGTGGCCTCGAAGGAAGCGACCGGGGCTCGCCGGGAGTTCCTGACACCCCCCTTCCAAAGGAGTGGGGCTGCGGCTCGCTGGATcctgaggaggaagggaaggaggtgcCGGGCCCGGCCACACCCACCAATCGCTGTGAGAGCCCGGAGAACCCCTGTGCTTGTCTGCTGAAGGGGGACGGGCCACTCCTGGATGCTCACGACCTGCCTGACATAGCCCTGCTACATCTGGAGGGGGAGAACTCAATGTAA